A section of the Pseudanabaena mucicola str. Chao 1806 genome encodes:
- a CDS encoding IS1 family transposase (programmed frameshift), with the protein MPNCPNCNSKDVVKNGFIHNGNQNHKCKACGRQFVEAPRQKLISEETKALIDKLLLEKIPLAGIARVCDVSETWLQDYVNRKYKVIPQKVNVSAKKRRLTIQCDEMWSFVGNKGNKQWIWLALDIETRKIIEVHIGDRSEQGAKKLWDSLPSVYRQCAVAYTDFWRAYALVFPTPRHKPVGKESGKTNYIERFNCTMRQRVSRLVRKTLSFSKKLENHIGAIWFFIHHYNSSLLV; encoded by the exons ATGCCAAATTGTCCAAACTGTAACTCAAAAGATGTTGTCAAAAATGGATTTATTCATAACGGGAATCAAAACCATAAATGCAAAGCCTGTGGTCGCCAGTTTGTGGAAGCACCAAGGCAAAAACTAATCTCTGAAGAAACCAAAGCCTTGATTGACAAACTCTTACTTGAGAAGATTCCTCTTGCAGGTATTGCCAGAGTTTGTGACGTTTCTGAAACTTGGTTGCAGGATTATGTCAATCGTAAATACAAGGTGATTCCTCAAAAAGTGAATGTATCCGCTAAAAAAAGG AGACTAACGATTCAGTGTGATGAGATGTGGTCATTTGTTGGTAATAAAGGCAACAAACAGTGGATTTGGCTTGCTCTTGATATCGAAACCCGCAAAATTATTGAGGTTCATATCGGCGATCGCTCCGAACAAGGAGCCAAAAAACTCTGGGACTCTTTACCCAGTGTCTACCGTCAGTGTGCGGTCGCTTATACAGATTTTTGGAGAGCTTACGCTCTTGTATTTCCTACACCCCGTCACAAACCTGTGGGAAAGGAATCTGGTAAAACCAATTATATTGAGCGGTTTAACTGTACGATGCGGCAACGTGTTTCCCGATTAGTTCGTAAAACTCTCTCCTTCTCTAAAAAACTAGAAAATCACATTGGGGCTATCTGGTTTTTTATTCATCACTACAACTCATCCTTACTTGTTTAG
- a CDS encoding alpha/beta fold hydrolase gives MNVFTVENFSLQCGAILPQAQLVYQTYGELNSDRSNVILYPTSYGAQHPDIEWLVRSDGILDPTKWFVIIINMFGNGLSSSPSNCAECGLAEQCFWFTHLDNVTAQEQLLREVFGIERLALVYGWSMGAQQAYHWGALHSDRVERIAAICGTAKTTEHNRIFLESLRCSLTADPTWNGTSFDGIPDRGFRTFARIYASWAASQAFYREGLYYQFGYESLEDYLLRGWETGYRKRDPRNLMAMLDTWLRCNVSDNPTYQKDYELAMRSIQAKTLVMPSTTDLYFTPEDCAREVFLIPNSSYLPIPSIWGHRAGNPYQNPVDAEFIRQAVGNLLSR, from the coding sequence ATGAATGTTTTTACAGTTGAGAACTTTTCGCTTCAGTGCGGTGCGATTTTGCCACAAGCACAACTTGTTTATCAGACCTATGGCGAACTCAATAGCGATCGCTCGAATGTAATTCTCTATCCCACCTCCTACGGAGCGCAACACCCCGATATTGAATGGCTAGTAAGATCTGATGGCATTCTCGATCCGACAAAATGGTTTGTGATTATCATCAATATGTTTGGGAATGGGCTATCGAGTTCGCCTAGCAATTGCGCTGAATGTGGCTTAGCTGAGCAATGCTTCTGGTTTACGCATCTAGATAACGTCACAGCTCAAGAGCAATTGCTCCGCGAAGTCTTTGGGATTGAACGCTTAGCCCTTGTTTACGGCTGGTCGATGGGCGCTCAGCAAGCCTATCATTGGGGTGCATTACATAGCGATCGCGTAGAACGTATCGCTGCAATCTGTGGTACTGCGAAAACTACAGAGCATAACCGCATTTTCTTAGAGAGTTTGCGCTGTTCTCTCACAGCCGATCCAACTTGGAATGGAACTAGTTTTGATGGTATTCCCGATCGTGGATTCCGCACTTTTGCCAGAATTTATGCCAGTTGGGCAGCATCCCAAGCCTTTTATCGCGAAGGTTTGTATTATCAGTTTGGCTATGAATCTCTTGAAGATTATCTTCTGCGTGGTTGGGAAACTGGCTATCGCAAGCGCGATCCGCGAAATTTGATGGCGATGCTCGATACTTGGTTACGGTGCAATGTCAGTGATAACCCCACTTATCAAAAAGATTATGAACTTGCTATGCGATCAATTCAAGCGAAAACTCTAGTCATGCCCAGCACTACGGATTTGTATTTCACGCCCGAAGATTGCGCTCGCGAGGTATTTCTAATTCCTAATAGTTCATATCTTCCCATTCCTTCGATCTGGGGACATCGTGCAGGCAACCCCTATCAAAATCCTGTAGATGCCGAATTTATCCGTCAAGCTGTTGGTAATCTGCTAAGCAGGTAA
- a CDS encoding translation initiation factor IF-2: MGFADYSIAEIAEDYNLTIEAVFKLCDHLGIAYQDAKTKLALEDAKAVIMASEAQNSKKPKA; this comes from the coding sequence ATGGGCTTTGCTGACTATTCGATCGCTGAGATCGCCGAAGACTACAACCTTACTATTGAGGCTGTATTTAAACTTTGCGATCACCTTGGGATCGCTTATCAAGATGCAAAAACCAAACTTGCTTTGGAAGATGCAAAAGCCGTCATCATGGCATCGGAAGCCCAAAATTCTAAAAAACCCAAAGCTTGA
- the hisA gene encoding 1-(5-phosphoribosyl)-5-[(5-phosphoribosylamino)methylideneamino]imidazole-4-carboxamide isomerase, with the protein MDVIPAIDILDGRCVRLYQGDYQQSEVFGEDPVEVAQRWYSQGAKYLHVVDLDGAKQGKPQNLKVIEAIARSIPMRVQMGGGLRDRESILSVLHTGVSRVILGTAAVENSQLIADICAEFPEQIMVGIDARDGKVATRGWLETSEVMAVDLARRMTSIGVAGIIYTDIHRDGTMQGPNIEALRQLAENVDVPVIASGGISSITDLLNLLSLESVGVKGAIVGKSIYTGAIQLPEAIRAVGNGRWQDVIDNSAIA; encoded by the coding sequence ATGGATGTAATTCCCGCAATTGATATTTTAGATGGACGCTGTGTAAGGCTCTATCAAGGGGATTATCAACAGTCAGAAGTATTTGGTGAAGACCCTGTAGAGGTTGCCCAACGCTGGTATAGTCAAGGCGCTAAGTATTTGCATGTAGTTGATTTAGATGGTGCAAAGCAAGGCAAACCTCAAAATTTGAAGGTAATTGAGGCGATCGCCCGTTCTATCCCCATGCGGGTGCAGATGGGTGGTGGCTTGCGCGATCGCGAAAGTATCCTGTCAGTTCTGCACACTGGAGTTAGTCGCGTTATCTTAGGCACAGCCGCAGTCGAAAACTCACAACTAATCGCCGATATTTGTGCAGAATTCCCTGAACAAATCATGGTTGGTATCGATGCCCGTGATGGCAAAGTTGCCACAAGAGGTTGGCTAGAAACTTCGGAAGTCATGGCTGTTGATTTGGCTAGACGCATGACCTCGATTGGAGTTGCAGGCATTATCTATACTGATATTCACCGAGATGGCACAATGCAAGGACCAAATATCGAAGCCTTGCGCCAACTAGCCGAAAATGTTGATGTGCCTGTCATTGCCTCTGGTGGTATTAGTTCAATTACCGATTTACTCAACTTGCTATCGTTAGAATCTGTCGGGGTCAAGGGGGCAATTGTGGGTAAATCGATTTACACAGGCGCAATTCAATTACCTGAAGCAATTAGAGCCGTGGGCAATGGACGCTGGCAAGATGTGATTGATAATTCAGCGATCGCCTAA
- a CDS encoding fatty acid desaturase family protein, with amino-acid sequence MFPNDTPSINPVDFASPTTPIETSSQPQIKPTQILSPQELNILNAKSNLKGTLQLLGHLTVMAGSGYLWGANMENFSDRWFIAIPALVLYGFSFAIMFAPLHEASHRTVFTNNRANDILCWFAGLLSFYNSTFYRLYHKWHHRYTQIPDKDPELSDRKPTNLKEYIIEISGITWWIGKFKRHFLTAIIGNLDNCPFIPESSRVEVIRSNRLQLLVYAVAIAISIYFQQPWFITYWLLPLAVGQPILRFLLLAEHTDRPNTDNMLANTRTTLTLAPLRFLIWNISYHAEHHLYASIPFHQLGVAHAKLSSHFECVENGYVNVHRQIIANFSKAGNSVV; translated from the coding sequence ATGTTTCCCAACGATACGCCATCAATCAATCCAGTAGATTTCGCATCCCCTACAACTCCCATAGAAACATCTAGCCAACCGCAGATCAAACCAACTCAAATTCTTTCACCACAGGAATTAAATATATTAAATGCTAAGTCAAATCTGAAAGGAACCTTGCAATTATTAGGGCATCTTACCGTAATGGCTGGCAGCGGTTATCTCTGGGGTGCAAACATGGAAAATTTTAGCGATCGCTGGTTTATTGCCATACCTGCCCTAGTACTTTATGGATTTAGCTTTGCGATTATGTTTGCTCCGTTACATGAGGCATCCCACCGCACTGTTTTTACAAATAATCGCGCCAATGACATCCTTTGTTGGTTTGCAGGGCTTCTATCTTTTTATAACAGTACTTTCTATCGGCTGTATCACAAATGGCATCATCGCTATACCCAAATTCCTGATAAAGATCCCGAATTAAGTGATCGCAAGCCGACAAATCTCAAAGAATATATCATCGAAATTAGTGGAATTACTTGGTGGATTGGCAAGTTTAAGAGACATTTCCTCACCGCGATCATCGGTAACTTAGACAATTGCCCATTTATCCCTGAAAGCTCCCGTGTAGAAGTGATTCGCTCAAACCGTTTACAGCTATTGGTTTATGCGGTAGCGATCGCTATTTCTATCTATTTTCAACAGCCTTGGTTTATCACCTATTGGCTGCTCCCTCTCGCCGTGGGTCAGCCGATTTTAAGATTTTTACTCCTAGCTGAGCATACCGATCGCCCCAATACTGACAATATGCTTGCAAATACCCGCACCACCCTCACCCTTGCACCTTTAAGATTTCTAATTTGGAATATCTCCTACCATGCCGAGCATCATCTCTATGCTTCCATTCCTTTCCATCAACTAGGTGTAGCCCATGCAAAATTAAGTTCCCATTTTGAATGTGTCGAAAATGGCTATGTCAATGTCCATCGCCAAATCATCGCTAATTTCAGCAAAGCTGGCAACTCCGTAGTATGA
- a CDS encoding response regulator has protein sequence MEFKDQKTILVIDDDYYICDVLRTCLEIFGGCKVITTLHAEEGLDIVTKDQPDAIVLDMLMPNMDGFAFLKKIQVNPHIAYNTVVLLTPCVDLTELQAIAKLGVSGAIAKTFKPTKLFSEIAQMLGW, from the coding sequence ATGGAATTTAAAGATCAGAAAACGATTTTAGTAATCGATGATGACTACTATATTTGTGATGTCCTACGGACTTGCTTAGAAATTTTTGGCGGATGTAAAGTCATTACTACACTCCATGCCGAAGAAGGATTAGACATAGTTACAAAAGATCAACCTGATGCAATTGTGCTAGATATGTTGATGCCAAATATGGATGGCTTTGCCTTTCTCAAAAAAATACAAGTCAATCCCCACATTGCTTATAATACCGTTGTGTTATTAACCCCTTGTGTAGATCTCACCGAACTACAGGCGATCGCCAAGTTAGGAGTTAGTGGCGCGATCGCCAAAACATTCAAGCCAACCAAGCTATTTTCAGAAATTGCTCAGATGTTAGGC
- a CDS encoding ABC transporter permease, whose product MKSSKQSVSQRLISIGIVISVVFLLMAIISPLLQALGLLNPTEFLSYPIHESPSAQHWFGTDLQGHDVFARTIAGAGVAWQVTIASTTISLVIGVPLGMLSGYKGGWLDRGLVFLMDALYTLPSLLLSLTIAFVVGAGVWNAAIALSVAYIPQYFRVIRNQTVSTKTEVYIEAAQAIGADTKTILMKYLAPNVIQSLPAIFTLNAADAILTIAGLGFLGLGIPEDVPEWGHDLKQALDALSTGENFWWTTVFPGLAITFMSIGLSLVGEGLAQKFSSKKETNA is encoded by the coding sequence ATGAAATCGTCTAAGCAGTCAGTATCGCAACGGTTAATATCTATTGGGATCGTGATTAGCGTTGTTTTTTTGCTGATGGCGATTATTTCCCCCCTACTCCAAGCCTTAGGACTTTTAAATCCTACAGAATTTCTCAGCTATCCGATCCATGAATCACCATCGGCACAGCATTGGTTCGGGACAGATTTACAGGGACATGATGTATTTGCCAGAACGATCGCAGGTGCAGGTGTGGCATGGCAAGTCACGATTGCATCGACCACCATTAGCTTAGTGATCGGTGTTCCTCTGGGGATGCTAAGCGGCTATAAAGGCGGTTGGCTTGATCGCGGTTTAGTCTTTCTTATGGATGCTCTCTATACCTTACCCAGTCTATTGCTCTCGCTGACGATTGCCTTTGTGGTCGGTGCGGGTGTCTGGAATGCGGCGATCGCCCTCAGTGTTGCCTATATCCCTCAATATTTTCGGGTAATCCGTAACCAAACCGTCAGCACTAAAACTGAGGTGTATATTGAAGCTGCCCAAGCGATCGGTGCAGATACAAAAACAATCCTAATGAAGTATCTTGCGCCCAATGTAATCCAAAGCTTACCCGCAATTTTCACCCTCAACGCTGCCGATGCCATTCTGACAATCGCGGGTTTAGGATTTTTAGGTCTAGGTATTCCTGAAGATGTCCCTGAATGGGGACATGATCTCAAACAAGCTCTCGATGCGCTCTCCACTGGTGAAAATTTCTGGTGGACAACGGTTTTTCCAGGTTTGGCAATTACCTTTATGTCGATCGGGCTTTCTTTGGTTGGTGAAGGTTTGGCTCAGAAGTTTAGCAGTAAGAAAGAAACAAATGCCTAA
- a CDS encoding XisI protein, giving the protein MDKLENYRLYVQNLLERHSHFKSQDDVENELFFDTVRDRYQLMRVGWKGLKRVYYTVLHFDIKDGKIWLQQNTTDIDVGQELQEFGIPKEDIVLGLHPPYKRPYTGYGVA; this is encoded by the coding sequence ATGGATAAACTAGAAAATTACCGTCTGTACGTTCAAAATCTTCTGGAAAGGCATAGTCATTTTAAAAGTCAAGATGATGTAGAGAATGAGTTGTTTTTTGATACAGTGCGCGATCGCTATCAATTGATGCGTGTGGGCTGGAAGGGCTTGAAGCGGGTTTATTATACTGTGCTACATTTTGATATCAAGGATGGGAAGATCTGGCTCCAGCAAAATACGACTGATATTGATGTGGGACAGGAGTTGCAGGAGTTTGGTATTCCGAAGGAAGATATTGTTCTGGGTTTACATCCTCCTTACAAAAGACCCTATACGGGTTATGGTGTGGCTTAG
- a CDS encoding DUF58 domain-containing protein codes for MTKTKKKSKVKRILQWLEWRLATPEFIGGIYTFFTLFFFMAATNTLAGWLYVISGVSSALLIVGAVMPKRLLAEIAVVRLPIDPVSVSDDLWVDLIIQNRGRTEKRLLEVRDILPNNLSLIVQQEVVVELIAPLQEYRWRYEAKTTKRGVFLFRSTEIATSSPLGLFRSRRACPSVQKAIVYPNVIPLERCPLVDQLGNDTSPRQYSDEHNYTNATEGLTKTLRPYRWGDPTRLIHWRTSAKFGELRVRELEVTIGGQEVAIALDTSTGWQPEAFEEAVVAAASLYFYAQKSKLSVRLWTSDTGLVQSDRGVLETLAAANISDVATQVDILKDIPDLPVVWLSHRNDSVAYLPHGSRWVLWQNSAKVTVPNQRSLGLTIEAISDPEDGSYKSLRSQLQSYLTP; via the coding sequence ATGACTAAAACTAAAAAGAAATCTAAAGTCAAGCGCATTTTGCAATGGTTAGAATGGCGATTGGCAACACCAGAATTCATTGGTGGGATATATACCTTCTTTACGCTGTTCTTCTTTATGGCAGCGACCAATACCCTCGCAGGATGGCTATATGTAATTAGTGGAGTTAGTTCAGCGCTGTTAATTGTGGGGGCGGTGATGCCTAAGCGATTGCTAGCCGAAATCGCAGTAGTGCGATTACCTATCGATCCTGTCAGCGTGAGTGACGATCTGTGGGTTGATTTGATCATTCAAAATAGGGGTCGTACAGAGAAGCGATTGCTGGAGGTGAGGGATATTTTGCCAAACAATCTTTCCCTAATTGTGCAGCAGGAAGTAGTTGTGGAATTGATTGCGCCGCTTCAGGAATATCGATGGCGCTATGAAGCGAAAACGACTAAGCGTGGGGTGTTTTTATTTAGATCCACAGAAATTGCGACCTCTAGTCCATTGGGGCTATTTCGGAGTCGTCGGGCTTGTCCATCGGTCCAGAAAGCGATCGTCTATCCCAATGTCATTCCCTTAGAACGTTGCCCATTGGTGGATCAGTTAGGTAATGATACTAGTCCGCGTCAATATAGTGATGAGCATAACTACACGAATGCAACGGAAGGCTTGACGAAAACCCTACGTCCCTATCGCTGGGGCGATCCAACCCGATTAATCCATTGGCGGACTAGTGCCAAGTTTGGGGAATTGCGTGTGCGGGAATTGGAAGTAACTATTGGCGGTCAGGAAGTGGCGATCGCCCTTGATACATCGACAGGTTGGCAACCAGAAGCCTTTGAAGAAGCAGTAGTCGCGGCTGCTTCGCTCTATTTCTATGCCCAGAAATCTAAACTCAGCGTGAGGTTATGGACATCAGATACAGGTCTAGTCCAAAGCGATCGCGGAGTCCTAGAAACCCTAGCTGCTGCTAATATTTCAGATGTTGCCACACAGGTAGACATTCTCAAAGATATCCCTGACTTACCTGTAGTCTGGCTGTCCCATCGTAATGATAGTGTTGCCTATTTGCCCCATGGTAGTCGGTGGGTGTTATGGCAAAATTCCGCAAAAGTCACTGTTCCCAATCAGCGATCGCTAGGTTTAACCATTGAGGCGATTTCTGATCCTGAAGATGGCAGCTATAAATCTTTGAGATCCCAGCTTCAATCATATCTCACACCTTAA
- the petE gene encoding plastocyanin, with protein MNISAFAKKIGLLIASLVIVVGSFFMSANSAFADTVTVKMGSDSGQLVFEPKVVTIKVGDTVKWVNNKAFPHNIVFDGHEELSHKKLAQKPKAELESTFNEAGEFSYYCSPHRGAGMQGKVVVQ; from the coding sequence ATGAATATTTCTGCATTTGCAAAAAAAATTGGTCTTTTGATCGCCAGCCTCGTAATCGTTGTCGGTAGCTTCTTCATGTCTGCTAATTCGGCTTTCGCTGATACTGTCACCGTTAAAATGGGTTCTGATAGTGGTCAGTTAGTATTCGAGCCTAAGGTAGTAACAATCAAAGTTGGCGATACTGTCAAATGGGTTAATAACAAAGCTTTCCCTCACAATATCGTATTTGATGGTCATGAAGAGCTTTCTCACAAGAAATTGGCTCAAAAGCCTAAAGCTGAGCTAGAATCTACCTTCAACGAAGCTGGTGAATTTTCTTACTACTGCTCTCCTCATCGTGGCGCTGGTATGCAAGGTAAAGTGGTTGTTCAATAA
- the psbV gene encoding photosystem II cytochrome c-550 yields the protein MNKNVFKYLAAAIAFVMIAFQLFTPSVNAADIPIELRTVPLNENTNIVLTQKDISKGKKLFQNACANCHLGGATFTNPNVNLSPESLAGAYPTRNNVLGLVDFMKKPTTYDGVTEIYDVHPSLKSTDIFPTMRGLTDNDLKLIAGYILYEPKVKGIGWGGGKIYY from the coding sequence ATGAACAAAAATGTTTTTAAATATTTAGCTGCGGCGATCGCTTTTGTAATGATTGCTTTTCAGCTTTTTACCCCCAGTGTCAATGCTGCCGATATTCCTATCGAGTTGCGTACCGTTCCTCTTAACGAAAACACCAATATTGTCTTAACCCAAAAAGACATCTCTAAAGGCAAAAAATTATTTCAAAATGCCTGTGCTAACTGCCATCTCGGTGGTGCAACCTTTACCAATCCTAACGTTAACCTTTCTCCTGAATCCCTTGCAGGTGCATACCCAACACGTAATAATGTACTTGGCTTGGTTGATTTCATGAAGAAACCCACCACTTATGATGGTGTCACCGAAATCTATGACGTTCATCCCAGCCTCAAGAGCACTGATATCTTCCCCACCATGCGTGGTCTTACTGACAACGACCTCAAGCTAATTGCAGGTTATATCCTCTACGAACCTAAAGTTAAAGGTATCGGCTGGGGCGGCGGAAAGATATACTATTAA